The Ranitomeya imitator isolate aRanImi1 chromosome 3, aRanImi1.pri, whole genome shotgun sequence genome has a window encoding:
- the SIKE1 gene encoding suppressor of IKBKE 1: MACTIDKILQDAKTLLERLKDHDNAAESLIEQSSSLHKHVEAMKEVGTTLPEKYQEDLAEIKDTSKCKPHVLLCQENTQIRDLQQENKELWLSLEEHQYALELIMSKYRRQMLQLIANKKPVPTEPVLGAHETYSSEIESYIDRICSMGEVMKKAIQVDEEHAYNIQERLAQLELENKELRAVLSVSKESLHSGKNEEWSSPEK; encoded by the exons ATGGCGTGCACCATCGACAAGATCTTACAGGATGCCAAGACTCTGTTGGAGAGACTTAAGGATCATGACAACGCTGCAGAATCCCTAATTGAACAGTCCAGCTCGCTACATAAGCATGTTGAGGCCATGAAGGAGGTTGGAACGACTCTGCCAGAAAAG TACCAAGAAGACTTGGCAGAAATAAAAGACACATCAAAATGCAAACCTCATGTGCTATTATGTCAGGAAAACACTCAGATTAGAGACCTACAGCAAGAAAATAAAG AGCTCTGGTTGTCTTTGGAGGAACATCAGTATGCACTAGAACTGATAATGAGCAAATACAGGAGGCAGATGCTACAGCTAATAGCAAATAAAAAGCCTGTCCCGACAGAGCCAGTGCTGGGAGCTCATGAGACCTACTCCTCT GAAATAGAAAGTTATATTGACAGAATCTGTTCCATGGGGGAAGTGATGAAAAAAGCCATTCAAGTAGATGAGGAGCATGCCTATAATATTCAGGAGAGACTCGCCCAATTAGAG CTGGAGAACAAGGAGCTTCGAGCGGTTCTTTCGGTGAGCAAGGAGTCTCTACATTCTGGTAAAAATGAAGAATGGAGCTCACCAGAGAAATGA